One window of Mucilaginibacter inviolabilis genomic DNA carries:
- a CDS encoding acyltransferase — translation MALVSTIKSNPGLKRFVHWLVVRSGEAKPRLWVRWFVNPFFHKRGKKSVVRFKARMDIFPFNKFALGSNSIVEDLATINNGVGDVIIGNNCGIGIGNVLIGPVNLGNYVMLAQNIVLSGLNHGYEDVTTPPRLQKVTTKQITIHDNVWIGANSVVTAGVTIGKHAIIGAGSVVTKDIPEYSVAVGNPARVIKRYNFTTNSWEKA, via the coding sequence ATGGCGCTAGTATCAACAATAAAATCAAACCCTGGTTTAAAGCGTTTCGTGCACTGGTTAGTTGTACGTAGCGGCGAAGCTAAACCCAGATTATGGGTGCGTTGGTTTGTCAATCCATTTTTTCATAAACGGGGTAAAAAGTCGGTTGTGAGGTTTAAAGCTCGGATGGATATATTTCCTTTCAACAAATTCGCCCTGGGTAGCAACAGTATTGTTGAAGATTTGGCTACTATTAATAACGGTGTTGGTGATGTTATTATTGGCAATAATTGTGGCATTGGTATTGGTAACGTATTGATAGGTCCGGTGAATTTGGGCAATTACGTTATGCTTGCTCAAAACATTGTGCTTTCAGGTCTTAATCATGGGTATGAAGATGTCACCACGCCCCCACGTTTGCAAAAAGTAACCACCAAACAGATCACTATTCATGACAATGTTTGGATAGGCGCCAATAGTGTGGTAACAGCCGGTGTTACTATTGGCAAACATGCCATTATTGGGGCCGGCAGTGTAGTTACTAAAGATATACCAGAATATAGTGTTGCAGTTGGTAATCCGGCAAGAGTGATTAAAAGATATAATTTCACAACCAACAGCTGGGAAAAAGCGTAA
- a CDS encoding oligosaccharide flippase family protein: MSFLKKVINKHTLSLASNAIMPVLGMAILSLMARYLSKADFGDYIFFLIVFTLADTFRTGFMQTSLIKFYAGTDKTRAANIAGSAWYLGFMIVLAFGIGNLLMYFFYFGNNPNMFMIIKWFSAIFFCTLPAAIAMWILQAEERFDKLFLLQLINQGGFFVLILLLIIFHQASFQNALYSYLINNIVSSIITIIIGWSKVKTISSKSWASIKELAHFGKFSVGTSISSYLLRSSDTFIIKMMFPSELLAVYYIPQRLMEIFEIPLRAFIATALPVMSAAVHREDKRYVSYIMKKYAGMLTIALIPIAIVSFIAADLIIGLLFGGKYQHSDAGNIFRIFMCFVMLLPIDRFFGITLDIIGKPQLNMIKVFIMLTVNVIGDFAGIFIFHNLYGVAIASIFTFFSGAIFGYWALKKHLEFKIGDIFKLGYIELMELLGLLYQKLRKKELKQD; this comes from the coding sequence ATGAGCTTTTTAAAAAAAGTTATTAATAAGCACACACTTTCCTTAGCCAGTAACGCTATTATGCCGGTATTGGGGATGGCCATCTTATCGCTGATGGCCCGTTATCTTTCCAAGGCAGATTTTGGCGATTACATCTTTTTCCTGATCGTATTTACCCTGGCCGATACCTTTCGTACCGGCTTTATGCAAACATCTCTCATTAAGTTTTATGCAGGTACTGATAAAACACGGGCAGCTAACATAGCAGGCTCAGCCTGGTACCTGGGTTTTATGATTGTATTGGCATTTGGTATAGGTAATTTGCTGATGTACTTTTTCTACTTCGGTAATAATCCGAATATGTTTATGATCATCAAATGGTTCAGTGCGATATTTTTTTGTACACTACCTGCAGCCATAGCCATGTGGATACTGCAGGCAGAAGAACGCTTTGATAAACTATTCCTGTTACAGCTGATAAACCAGGGAGGTTTTTTTGTACTGATACTGCTGTTGATTATTTTTCACCAGGCAAGTTTTCAAAATGCCTTATATAGTTATCTTATTAACAATATAGTAAGCAGTATAATTACCATTATTATAGGCTGGTCAAAAGTAAAAACCATCAGTAGCAAAAGCTGGGCATCTATCAAAGAGTTGGCTCATTTTGGTAAGTTCAGTGTCGGTACCTCTATCAGTTCCTATCTGTTGCGAAGCTCGGATACCTTTATTATTAAGATGATGTTTCCATCTGAGTTGCTGGCTGTGTACTATATTCCTCAGCGTCTTATGGAGATATTTGAGATACCACTCAGGGCTTTTATAGCTACGGCCCTACCCGTAATGTCTGCAGCCGTCCACCGCGAGGATAAAAGATATGTATCTTATATCATGAAAAAGTATGCAGGTATGCTCACCATTGCCCTGATACCTATTGCCATAGTTTCATTTATAGCTGCCGATTTGATCATAGGGTTACTTTTTGGGGGTAAATACCAACATTCTGATGCTGGTAATATCTTTCGTATATTCATGTGCTTTGTAATGCTGCTGCCTATCGACAGATTTTTTGGAATTACACTCGATATCATCGGCAAGCCACAGCTAAACATGATCAAGGTATTTATTATGTTGACGGTAAATGTAATTGGTGATTTTGCCGGTATATTCATCTTCCATAATCTTTATGGCGTGGCTATTGCTTCTATATTCACCTTTTTTTCGGGGGCGATATTCGGTTACTGGGCTCTTAAAAAACATCTGGAATTTAAGATCGGAGACATATTTAAGCTGGGATATATCGAACTCATGGAGCTATTAGGTTTACTGTATCAAAAGCTACGAAAGAAGGAGTTGAAGCAAGACTAA
- a CDS encoding glycosyltransferase: MELKNRHIIIFSQMQFDGRLESTNYTMAKHLAKDNYVYYVDRPFTWKDYIKFRDSKEYKIRKPHFFSSTNSYIQTDIPNLKIIISPPVPSINMLPEGVFYRAAVKFNEGIVAKRLKKVIKHLNIKDYIYINSYNYTYPTFHQLIKPVLTVYHCVDPLVEEYQIRHGLISEDIVVKSVDLVICTSKQLRDSKKKLNSNSFFIPNAANITHSQKALDPQLPVAAILADIKKPVIGYFGNIERRIDYDLLSELLQQNQDKNFVFVGPIDIDYLDHPVFKAPNISLKGAVPYEEMPAVLKGFDVAIIPFKKDDVSNAIFPLKLFEYLGSGRPVVSTDFNIDLREFTGDTVNYCSSVAEFSEALNTALNDTADLQQKRLAVAAENTWEHRILEIENLLALNLDRVSK, translated from the coding sequence ATGGAGTTGAAAAACAGGCATATTATTATATTTTCGCAAATGCAGTTTGATGGCCGCCTGGAGTCAACTAACTATACTATGGCCAAACATCTGGCTAAAGACAATTATGTATATTATGTAGACCGCCCTTTTACCTGGAAGGATTATATCAAGTTTAGAGATTCCAAAGAGTACAAGATACGTAAGCCGCATTTTTTTTCATCGACCAACAGTTATATTCAAACCGATATTCCGAATCTTAAAATTATCATTTCTCCTCCGGTGCCATCCATTAACATGCTACCCGAAGGTGTATTTTATCGGGCGGCAGTCAAATTCAATGAGGGTATTGTAGCCAAAAGGCTCAAGAAGGTAATTAAGCATCTGAATATCAAAGATTATATCTACATCAATTCCTATAACTACACCTACCCTACTTTTCATCAACTGATAAAACCGGTATTAACGGTTTATCATTGCGTTGATCCCTTGGTTGAAGAGTATCAGATCAGGCATGGATTGATATCAGAAGATATTGTTGTAAAAAGTGTCGACCTGGTTATCTGTACCAGCAAACAGTTAAGAGACAGCAAGAAAAAGTTAAACAGTAATTCCTTTTTTATTCCAAACGCCGCAAACATCACTCACAGCCAAAAAGCACTTGATCCGCAATTACCGGTAGCTGCTATTTTAGCAGACATCAAAAAACCGGTAATCGGTTATTTCGGAAATATAGAACGACGTATTGATTATGATCTGCTATCTGAATTATTACAACAAAATCAAGATAAGAACTTTGTTTTTGTAGGGCCTATTGACATCGATTATTTAGACCATCCCGTTTTCAAGGCGCCGAATATATCACTAAAGGGAGCAGTACCTTATGAGGAAATGCCTGCAGTTTTAAAGGGCTTTGATGTAGCTATTATTCCCTTTAAAAAAGACGATGTGAGTAATGCGATATTTCCATTAAAGCTATTCGAGTACCTGGGATCAGGCCGACCAGTAGTATCAACTGACTTTAATATCGACCTGCGCGAATTTACAGGAGATACGGTAAACTATTGTAGCAGCGTAGCTGAGTTTTCGGAAGCTTTGAATACAGCACTAAATGACACCGCCGATCTGCAGCAAAAAAGACTTGCGGTAGCTGCTGAAAATACTTGGGAGCACCGGATTTTAGAAATCGAAAACTTGTTGGCATTAAATTTAGATAGAGTATCTAAATAG
- a CDS encoding glycosyltransferase, translated as MDIIKLIATVIMDVLFIYLGIYCIYLFIFSVAGKLIPIKQPPVASSLSRFVIYICAYKEDEILLNSAASALTIDYPKDLFHVCIIADSLKPETIEKLKQMPLQVLEVFFENSTKSKALNKAIENTADGFDAAIVFDIDNVAAPDYLHQINNWLQAGEKVIQGHRVAKNSNTSVAVLDGISEEVNNHIFRKSQWVFKLSAAIIGSGMALEYKLFKDTMSKIDAVGGFDKEMGLILTRQKISVAYAENALVYDEKVSNPEVFKKQRKRWLSAQFNLLRKYGSSGFGQLFLHGNFDYFNEIYQMSILPRVLMLGLMPFMLLISLLLPGIGPHWYLWLIATCCCYIGIVVAIPREYFNKQLFKAALKLPMIFFTMLLLLFKLKGANKKFIHTPHDHTAA; from the coding sequence ATGGATATTATAAAACTAATAGCAACAGTAATTATGGATGTGCTTTTTATATACCTGGGTATATACTGCATTTATCTATTTATTTTCTCAGTCGCGGGGAAATTAATACCCATTAAGCAGCCTCCGGTTGCTTCTTCGTTAAGTCGGTTTGTAATTTATATCTGTGCTTATAAAGAAGATGAGATATTATTAAACTCTGCCGCAAGTGCCTTAACTATTGATTATCCTAAAGATCTGTTTCATGTTTGTATTATAGCAGACTCGCTAAAACCTGAAACCATTGAAAAATTAAAGCAAATGCCTTTGCAGGTATTGGAAGTTTTTTTTGAGAATAGCACTAAATCGAAAGCCCTAAATAAGGCTATCGAAAACACAGCCGACGGTTTTGACGCAGCCATTGTTTTTGATATCGACAACGTAGCTGCACCCGACTATCTGCACCAGATTAATAACTGGTTACAAGCTGGAGAAAAGGTAATACAAGGCCACAGGGTTGCCAAAAACTCCAATACATCAGTAGCTGTGCTTGATGGCATCAGCGAAGAGGTTAACAATCACATTTTCAGGAAGTCGCAATGGGTATTTAAATTATCGGCAGCTATAATTGGCTCCGGAATGGCGCTGGAATACAAGCTTTTCAAAGATACTATGAGTAAAATAGATGCCGTAGGTGGTTTTGACAAGGAGATGGGTTTGATACTTACCAGGCAAAAGATCAGCGTGGCTTATGCAGAAAATGCTTTAGTTTATGATGAAAAAGTAAGTAATCCTGAAGTATTTAAAAAGCAACGAAAAAGATGGCTATCAGCCCAGTTCAATCTGCTGCGTAAGTACGGCAGCAGTGGATTTGGTCAGCTGTTTTTACATGGCAACTTCGATTACTTTAATGAGATATATCAAATGTCCATATTACCCCGGGTATTGATGTTGGGTCTGATGCCTTTTATGCTTTTGATTTCCTTATTGCTTCCAGGCATAGGTCCGCATTGGTATTTGTGGCTTATCGCTACATGCTGCTGTTATATTGGTATTGTTGTTGCTATACCCAGAGAGTACTTTAACAAGCAATTATTTAAAGCGGCCTTAAAGCTGCCAATGATATTTTTC